Genomic segment of Streptococcus australis:
GCAAACAAGCCAAGGAAGAAAGCTGTTAGTCCTAGTGAGGCAAGGAGTCCACTCTCCTTATTCCCTGTATCAGGAAGTTTCTGCTGAGCAAGAGGAGCTTTGTAAGTATAATCTTCTGCAGCAAGAGTTACAAGCGAATTAGCACCCTTATATTCTGCAATTTCATGTACAGCTGCATCGGCTACATTAACCCCACCTTTAAACTCTGGAAGTTCATGGACTGCCGCCTCAACAGCATTAACTCCGCCTGTGTATTCTGACTTCTCGACTGTCGGAGCTGGCTCTTCGCCGGATGTCCCTAGTGGGCCTGTGTACTCTGGCAGTTCATGAACTGCGGCCTCAACAGCATTAACTCCGCCTGTAAATTCAGGCTTATCTACTTTTGGTGCTGCTTCTTCGCCTACTGTTGCCAAAGGACCTGTGTACTCCAGCACTTCATGGACTGCGGCCTCAACAGCATTAACTCCGCCTGAAAATTCAGGCTTAGCTACTTTTGGTGCTGCTTCTTCGCCTACTGTTGCCAAAGGACCTGTGTACTCCGGCACTTCATGGACTGCAGCCTCAACAGCATTAACTCCTCCTGTAAATCCAGGCTTCTCGACTGTTGGGGCTGGCTCTTCGCCAGCTGTCCCTAGTGGGCCTGTGTACTCTGGAAGTTCATGGACTGCTGCTTCAACAGCATTCACACCGCCTGTATATTCTGGCTTCTCGACTGTTGGAGCTACCTCGTCGCCCGCTGTGCCTAATGAACCTGTATATTCTGGAAGTTTATGGACTGCCGCCTCAACAGCGTTGACACCGCCTGTAAATTCAGGTTTATCAACCGTTGGAGCTGCTTCTTCGCCTACTGTTGCTAACGGACCTGTGTACTCTGGAACTTCTGTCACAGCCGCTTCTTCTGCATTAACACCTCCTGTGAATTCAGGCTTATCAACCGTTGGAGCTGGCTCTTCGCCTGCTGTACCTAGTGGGCCTGTGTATTCTGGCTTCTCGACTGTTGGAGCTGGCTCTTCGCCCGCTGTACCTAATGGGCCTGTGTATTCTGGCACTTCATGAACAGCAGCTTCACTTCCGTTCATTCCATTCGAAAGCTTAGCCCCAGCCACAGAGACTGGTAAATTATGCATACTTTCAATTGCACCTTCTGCCAGACCTGTAACTTTTTGACCCATATCCTCTGAATCCACTGTAAATAGGAGGGTTTTCGTATCATACTGGGTCATGAAACGTGCTGTTTTACCATTTGCCAATTGAAGGGTTGGAGCCTTGTTGACCAATACTTCCGAATCAAACTCCATCGCAAGAATACCTGGCCATTTTTCAATCGCGTATTTCACTTTTGCTTCTTTAGGAGAAATCCAATCCTTGGTCAAGAAATCCCAGTTGAATTTCTTGAAGGAAAGTGTATATGGAACACCTCCAGGCGCATGGTGCTCATATAAAAGTCCAAATTCATCTGGCCCAATTTGTTGAAGTGAGTTATAAGCATACTCGCCTTCTTGAATCAAATGGTGGTGCAACCAAGTTAACTGGCCATCTTTTTCTACACGAGCCACTCGAATATAGCCATTTTTACGACCTGGACCATTCGCATTTGCCAAGAGAATATACTCTTTACCATTTTGAACCGTATGAGTCGCAGCCATTTGAACATAAACATCTGGTACATCGTAGCGATCAACGTGATTGTCCCAAGTTAGACCACCGTCATGACTAGTTGCAACCTGTAGATCACCTGTCAAACCACGCATAAATAGTTTGAGATCCCCATTGTTTAACTGAACAACTGAAGCCTCGGTATTTTGAGCATAATAATTGTTCATGGTGCTTGAATCCACCACGGTACCATCATAAAGTTTACGATTGTCATTGACACCACCACCCATATGCCATGTTTTACCATGATCGTCTGAGTAGATGATTCGAGATGATTGGGAACCATTGAGGTGGTTGGTACGATTAGTCGTATAGACAGGAACGACAATCCGACCTTTATGTGGCCCAGTACGAAGGGTAATCCCCACTCCAGGACCTACACCTAAGAATTTCATCCAATCGGCTTTGACCATCGGAGTGATATCTTGAGGTGCTGACCAGGTCTTCCCGTCATCATCACTGTAGGACATCCATAGGTAACTATCCTTAGCAATTCTAAATGGGGAAGTTTTGTTTGTTGTGAAATAGATATTGCCTAATAGCTGGTCACCCTTGTATAAATCACCCTTGTCGCTATAGGCTGGTTTGACAGGATCTACAACAACGCGGTAGTCCGTCGCCTTGCCATCTGGTGTGTAGACAGTACCATTTTCTCGAATGGTATAAGCTTCCTTTTCTCCTTCACGATAGAGGATTTGATAGATTTTACCATTGATTTCTTTGTAGGCCTCTTCTTTTTGCGAAGACATCCCAAAGATTCCTTTTCCTTCTGGGAACATGTCATAAATGGCAAAGATGCGTTTGGTCTCAGGATCTTGAGTCAAGGTCATGTCGATGTTCACTGGTGAACCGATCGATG
This window contains:
- a CDS encoding SIALI-17 repeat-containing surface protein; translation: MNYNSLHRKQRYGIRKFAVGAASVVIGTVVFGVSPVLAQEQAGANTETVKSGQGQGLSELPKEVSSGDLEHLDKNLAGKLAAAQDNGVEVDQDHLKKNENTESEASPSSDTPDQGSEHEEETEDQGALPRDYYSRDLQNANPVLEKEDVETNAANGQRVDLSSELEKLKKLENATVHMEFKPDAKAPRFYNLFSVSSDTKENEYFTMSVLDNTALIEGRGAKGEQFYDKYTDAPLQVRPGQWNSVTFTVEKPTAELPHGRVRLYVNGVLSRTSLKSGNFIKDMPDVNQAQLGATKRGNKTVWASNLQVRNLTVYDRALSPEEVQTRSQLFERGDLEKKLPEGAKISEKEDVFEGGMNNKPNKDGIKSYRIPALLKTDKGTLIAGADERRLHSSDWGDIGMVIRRSEDNGKTWGDRVTITNLRDNPKASDPSIGSPVNIDMTLTQDPETKRIFAIYDMFPEGKGIFGMSSQKEEAYKEINGKIYQILYREGEKEAYTIRENGTVYTPDGKATDYRVVVDPVKPAYSDKGDLYKGDQLLGNIYFTTNKTSPFRIAKDSYLWMSYSDDDGKTWSAPQDITPMVKADWMKFLGVGPGVGITLRTGPHKGRIVVPVYTTNRTNHLNGSQSSRIIYSDDHGKTWHMGGGVNDNRKLYDGTVVDSSTMNNYYAQNTEASVVQLNNGDLKLFMRGLTGDLQVATSHDGGLTWDNHVDRYDVPDVYVQMAATHTVQNGKEYILLANANGPGRKNGYIRVARVEKDGQLTWLHHHLIQEGEYAYNSLQQIGPDEFGLLYEHHAPGGVPYTLSFKKFNWDFLTKDWISPKEAKVKYAIEKWPGILAMEFDSEVLVNKAPTLQLANGKTARFMTQYDTKTLLFTVDSEDMGQKVTGLAEGAIESMHNLPVSVAGAKLSNGMNGSEAAVHEVPEYTGPLGTAGEEPAPTVEKPEYTGPLGTAGEEPAPTVDKPEFTGGVNAEEAAVTEVPEYTGPLATVGEEAAPTVDKPEFTGGVNAVEAAVHKLPEYTGSLGTAGDEVAPTVEKPEYTGGVNAVEAAVHELPEYTGPLGTAGEEPAPTVEKPGFTGGVNAVEAAVHEVPEYTGPLATVGEEAAPKVAKPEFSGGVNAVEAAVHEVLEYTGPLATVGEEAAPKVDKPEFTGGVNAVEAAVHELPEYTGPLGTSGEEPAPTVEKSEYTGGVNAVEAAVHELPEFKGGVNVADAAVHEIAEYKGANSLVTLAAEDYTYKAPLAQQKLPDTGNKESGLLASLGLTAFFLGLFAMGKKREK